From Sporolactobacillus pectinivorans:
CCTGAAAAAGCAGGAATAGGATTTGACATCAATGAAGAAGTCCTGGAAAGACTGACAGTGAAGAAAAATAATATCGAATGACATTTGTGAATTGTCCGGGACGTTGCTACATTCTTGATACGCACGGCGCAGCTCACATCGAAATGTGAATCGTATTAAAGATATTTGCCCTTCTTAGGCGCAATTTTACCAGTGTTAGGATTAACTTCAGCACAGTTAGGCGCAATCTTCACCCGGTTGGGAGTAGCTCGCTGTTCGCTCAATGCGCATTCCCTAATCAAATACAGGTTTTGATGCCTTTTATTTGGAGCGATGGCCATTTCTTCTGCCAGTTCTTGTCCTTTATCCTTTTTCTGTAGACCGTGAGCCTGTCTTCTGATTTTGCAAAAAATGGCGTCGGTCTGACGATCATATGGATCAGATCTGAAATGCCTTGCGGTACCATTAGAATGACCTTATCGCTGGAATTCAATCGCGCACCTATAGCAGTCGCCGTCTCTGGAAATTTAGAAATGGCATCTGTAGTTGATGTGTAGGGCTCTGCAAGCGGAGTATGGACATGCATCCGTGCCTCATTTTTCACTTCCCAGTTTACCCCAGGCACCCTTTTGAGCAAATCCTGTTGCAGTTTCTGTTCAAAATCATAATCAATATGTTGCGGGTCAAAGTAAATGACATCTGCATCATGAACCGGGGTTCTATTGCGAAACCCAGATTGGCAGTCCCAAATTCTGGCGCGCAAAATACCTGCACATATCCAGGAATCAGGGAGGTCGAGTCTTCTGACCTGAGACAACATGAACATCAGTTGTTTATCATTTTCAATGAATGCCTTAATGTCTTCTGCGGTTTTTAAAAACAATCCTGTTCGGCTTCTTTCAATTCGGAGTATGATAAACGTATTGTAGCAGAAATCGAATCAAACGGATCGTATCACAAAAAATCAAAAAATTTCAGAGGGCTGTGTGGATTGAATAAACACGATGTTAACATGCTGACCTCAAAAAAACAGACCCATACTTTTAATAAGCGTCGGTTACAGCGTTTGCCAATGGTGCCACGTTGCTATACTAATATTTGTTGCTGTTTATCTGTCATTTAATCTGCATCCTTGCTGAAAAAAATTATACTTTACCAAGGCATAACTTTTGATTAAATAATGTTTTCATCATATAATAATGAAAGCGCTTAATGTGTCAATTTCGTGACAAATTATTCGACTGGAGGTATTTTTTATGCTGGAACGTTTGCTCTTACCGGCCGAACACGGAACACATGACCTTGCCAATTTAGAGGATGTGAGAAAATCATTTCAGTGGAAACAGGCTGAAAAGTATTTCAGCTGGCATGAAACAGGAAAAATGAACGCTGCTTATGAGGCGATAGACCGGCATGCGGAAAATGGCAAAGGAGATCAGAAGGCGCTGTATTATTCAGATCAGACGAGAGATGAAACGTATACTTTTTCTGAGCTGAAGCGTTTGACCAATCAGGCGGCTAATGTTCTTAGACAAGATGCGGATGTCGGCAAAGGGGACCGGGTTTTTATCTTTATGCCACGCTCTCCTGAACTCTACATTCTGTTTCTTGGCGTCATAAAAGCAGGCGCGATTGTGGGACCTCTTTTTGAAGCGTTTATGGAGGGGGCTGTCAGAGACCGTCTCGAAGATAGCGAAGCGAGCGTGCTCTGCACAACGCCGGAGCTGTTAAGCCGTGTGCCTTATAAAGAACTGCCCAGTCTGAAACATATTATTCTTGTTGGCGACAAAGCACGGAATGACGGTTATTTTATTGACTATCAGAAGGCGATGGATCGCGCGGATACCCAGTTTCCAATCGCATGGATGGATAAAGAGGATGGATTGATTCTGCATTATACTTCGGGATCTACAGGGAAACCTAAAGGGGTGCTGTACGTTCACTATGCGATGGTTCAGCACGCACAGACAGGACGATGGGTCCTTGATCTGAAAAAAGATGACATCTATTGGTGTACCGCTGATCCCGGGTGGGTGACAGGTACGTCCTATGGAATTTTCGCACCATGGCTAAACGGGGCTGCCAATGTCGTTCGTGGAGGACGCTTCAGCCCGCAGGACTGGTATGAAACTATTGAAAAATATCAGATAACCGTCTGGTACAGTGCGCCGACGGCCTTCCGGATGCTGATGGGTGCAGGAGATGCTTTGGCAGCCAAACATGACCTGTCCAGCCTGAGGCATGTGTTAAGTGTCGGAGAGCCGCTGAATCCGGAGGTCGTGAAGTGGGGGTGGGAAGTCTACCATAAAAGGATTCATGACACGTGGTGGATGACGGAAACAGGTGCACACATGATCTGCAATGTGCCGTCAATGACGATTAAGGCCGGTTCCATGGGAAAGCCGATTCCCGGCATCATGGCGGCGATTGTCGATGATTCCGGCAATGAGGTTCCGCCTAATACGATGGGAAACTTGGCGATCAAAAAGGGTTGGCCCTCAATGATGCGCGCAATCTGGAATAATCCGGAAAAATATGATTCTTATTTTACTTCGAACGGCTGGTATGTATCCGGAGATTCCGCTTATATGGATGAGGATGGCTATTTCTGGTTCCAGGGCCGGGTGGATGATGTGATCATGACTAGCGGTGAGCGGATCGGACCTTTTGAAGTCGAAAGTAAACTGGTGGAGCATCCCGCAGTATCGGAAGCCGGCGTGATCGGCATACCCGACCCCATTCGCGGAGAGATTATCAAAGCTTTTATCTCATTAAGAGAAGGATTTGAAGCAACGGAGAAACTGAAAACTGAAATCTATCATTTTGTGAAAAACGGCCTCGCCGCGCATGCGGCTCCAAGACAGATTGATTTTCTCGATAAACTTCCGAAAACGCGCAGCGGCAAGATCATGCGCCGTGTACTGAAGGCATGGGAACTGAATCTTCCAACGGGGGATCTGTCAACAATGGAAGACTGATCGACAATACAGGGCGCACGGGCTTTGATAGCCTCTGCGTCTTTTTGGTGCAGCCGTCCGTTAAAAGCCTGCTTATTGTTCTATGAAGAAGATGTGCTTTGGGAAGAGAATTCAGTTATTTCGATGCAGCAGGCGTATAAGCCCTGAAGATCTCTCCGGAGGAGACAGAAAATAGAAAGTTATTATCACTTGAAGTATTTTTGAGTTAAATTAAAAACAATGAATGATCCTACACCGAACAGAACAAACTCAATCATAGTATAATTAAATCGCTAATCCAGAGAGAACAGAAAACGAATTTACGATCAAAAATTAATTTGTGAGGGAGATTGACATATGGCTAAAAAATATAACTATACAAATGAACTGATTCATTCGAAATCCCCATACCTCCTGCAGCACGCCCATAACCCTGTAAATTGGATGGAGTGGAGTCATAAAGCATTTAGGAGGGCGCAGGAGGAAGGAAAACCGGTACTCGTCAGCATCGGTTATTCGTAGAGTGTGACTGTCGAGCTGCCATTGGTGTCACGTCATGGCTCATGAATCATTCGAAGATGAGGAAACGGCTGAAATTCTGAACAGCAATTATGTCTCGATCAAAGTTGACCGTGAAGAACGTCCGGATATTGACGCGGTTTACATGAAGGTCTGTCAGGCACTGACGGGACAGGGCGGCTGGCCGCTCAACGTTTTTCTCACTCCGGATCAGAAGCCTTTTTATGCGGGTACCTATTTTCCAAAAGACAGCGTCTATGGCCGTCCGGCATTCAAGGATGTGCTTCTGGAACTGAAGAGCAGGTATGATCAGACTCCGGATAAAATCGCCAAAATTGGTACCCAAATTGTACAGGCTTTGTCAGAGCAAACAAAAAGCCGCAGTAAACTGACAGAAAAGGTGCTTGATCAAGCGTTCAATGCTTTTTCAGAAAGTCTTGATCCGGAGTTTGGCGGATTCGGCCAAGCGCCAAAGTTTCCCGCACCGCATCAGTTGATGTTTTTACTGCGCTATGCCCGCTGGAACAAAAATGATCAGGCGTTGGACATGGTGAAGAAGACTTTGGACGGCTTGGCTGCGGGCGGTATCCATGATCAGATCGGCGGTGGTTTCGCCCGTTATTCGACCGATGAGAAATGGCTGATTCCGCATTTTGAAAAAATGCTCTATGATCAGGCGATGCTGGCAATCATCTATACAGAAGCCGGTCAAGTTACTGGTGATTCCGCTTATGAAGAAGTGGTGGAAGATATTTTTTCCTACTGTGAACGAGAGCTACTTAGCTCGAATGGCGGTTTCTATTGTTCTCAGGATGCCGACTCGGAAGGCGTAGAAGGCAAATGTTATACTTGGCGGCCGGAAGAGATTTTATCGGTTCTGGGTGAGGATGAAGGCAGACTCTTTTGCATGGCTTACCATATTACTTCTGAAGGCAATTTTGAAGGTAAAAATGTTCCAAATTTGATTGGAACCAATCTGGAGAAACTTGCAGAGAAATGGCGTGTCTCCACTCAGGGGATCCTCGAAAGATTAAAGAGGTCCCGGGAAAAATTGCTTATAGTCCGAAATAGACGAATCCAGCCGGCGAAAGACGACAAAATCCTGACTTCCTGGAATGCGTTGATCATTATCGCGCTTGCCAAGGCGGGAAAATCATTACATAAAGAAAATTATGTTAACTTATCGATGGCTGCATTTCACTTTATAAAAGAATATCTGACTCAAAATGGAAAATTAATGGCACGTTTCCGTGATGATGAAACGCGTTATCAAGGCTATCTGGATGATTATGCATTTTTAATGCTGGCCTGTGAAGCCTTGTATGAAGCGACTCTTGATATTCAGTATTTGACGGAAATGAGAGGTTTGGGGGATGAGATGGTCCGGCAATTCTGGGATCCGGAAAATGGCGGATTCTTCCTTCAAAATAATGAGACGGCCAGGCTAATCTTCCCAACTAAGGAAGCGTACGACAGTGCGATTCCTTCCGGCAATAGTGCTGCTGCTTATGCCATGCTGCGGCTTTCCGAATGGACGGGTGAAAACCAATATGCGGCCTATGCTGACAGAATTTTTTCGGCTTTTTCCGATGAAGTTTTGTCTTATCCGAGTGGCTACACATTCATGCTGTCCGCTTTCCACTATCAAATTTCCGGTCCGCGGGAACTGATCGCACTCCAGGGAGAGAAAGGGGAAAAAGTCGAGAAAAGCATCCGGGAGCTGAACTGCCTCTTTCTGCCTGAGTTTACTGTATTTGCGGGGGATCGAACCGCTCTTGCAAACATCAATAAAAATGTAGGTATCTATTCACCAATCGGCGGCAGGAGTACATATTTCTTATGTGAACAATTTGTCTGCCATCTGCCGGTGACGGAGATCAAAAAATTGAAGAAGCAGCTGTTCAATATGGAATCTTAAACCTAATTTAACAAAGTTGTGTTACTATTAGAGCATTGAGAAAATCCATGACCGGGGGAGAAATAATGGAATTCAAAACAGTGCTTTTTGATTTTGACGGGACAGTGGCTAATACATTGCCTCTGTGCATACATGGCTTTCAGGCTGTTTTCAAGAAGTATGATGATCGTTCGATTGACCCTGAAGGAGTTGTGGCCATGTTCGGCCCGTCGGATGACGGTATGATTATTAAAAATTTTCACCACAAAGAGAATATCGCAAAAGCAATTGAGCTTTATTATCAAATCTATGAAAATGAGCATCAGGATTTTGTAGCGCGTAATTCCGATATACTCAATCTCTTGAATGAATTGAGAAACCGGGAAATAAATGTCGGCG
This genomic window contains:
- the acsA gene encoding acetate--CoA ligase — encoded protein: MLERLLLPAEHGTHDLANLEDVRKSFQWKQAEKYFSWHETGKMNAAYEAIDRHAENGKGDQKALYYSDQTRDETYTFSELKRLTNQAANVLRQDADVGKGDRVFIFMPRSPELYILFLGVIKAGAIVGPLFEAFMEGAVRDRLEDSEASVLCTTPELLSRVPYKELPSLKHIILVGDKARNDGYFIDYQKAMDRADTQFPIAWMDKEDGLILHYTSGSTGKPKGVLYVHYAMVQHAQTGRWVLDLKKDDIYWCTADPGWVTGTSYGIFAPWLNGAANVVRGGRFSPQDWYETIEKYQITVWYSAPTAFRMLMGAGDALAAKHDLSSLRHVLSVGEPLNPEVVKWGWEVYHKRIHDTWWMTETGAHMICNVPSMTIKAGSMGKPIPGIMAAIVDDSGNEVPPNTMGNLAIKKGWPSMMRAIWNNPEKYDSYFTSNGWYVSGDSAYMDEDGYFWFQGRVDDVIMTSGERIGPFEVESKLVEHPAVSEAGVIGIPDPIRGEIIKAFISLREGFEATEKLKTEIYHFVKNGLAAHAAPRQIDFLDKLPKTRSGKIMRRVLKAWELNLPTGDLSTMED
- a CDS encoding thioredoxin domain-containing protein; this encodes MAHESFEDEETAEILNSNYVSIKVDREERPDIDAVYMKVCQALTGQGGWPLNVFLTPDQKPFYAGTYFPKDSVYGRPAFKDVLLELKSRYDQTPDKIAKIGTQIVQALSEQTKSRSKLTEKVLDQAFNAFSESLDPEFGGFGQAPKFPAPHQLMFLLRYARWNKNDQALDMVKKTLDGLAAGGIHDQIGGGFARYSTDEKWLIPHFEKMLYDQAMLAIIYTEAGQVTGDSAYEEVVEDIFSYCERELLSSNGGFYCSQDADSEGVEGKCYTWRPEEILSVLGEDEGRLFCMAYHITSEGNFEGKNVPNLIGTNLEKLAEKWRVSTQGILERLKRSREKLLIVRNRRIQPAKDDKILTSWNALIIIALAKAGKSLHKENYVNLSMAAFHFIKEYLTQNGKLMARFRDDETRYQGYLDDYAFLMLACEALYEATLDIQYLTEMRGLGDEMVRQFWDPENGGFFLQNNETARLIFPTKEAYDSAIPSGNSAAAYAMLRLSEWTGENQYAAYADRIFSAFSDEVLSYPSGYTFMLSAFHYQISGPRELIALQGEKGEKVEKSIRELNCLFLPEFTVFAGDRTALANINKNVGIYSPIGGRSTYFLCEQFVCHLPVTEIKKLKKQLFNMES
- a CDS encoding nucleotidyltransferase family protein, with the translated sequence MFLKTAEDIKAFIENDKQLMFMLSQVRRLDLPDSWICAGILRARIWDCQSGFRNRTPVHDADVIYFDPQHIDYDFEQKLQQDLLKRVPGVNWEVKNEARMHVHTPLAEPYTSTTDAISKFPETATAIGARLNSSDKVILMVPQGISDLIHMIVRPTPFFAKSEDRLTVYRKRIKDKNWQKKWPSLQIKGIKTCI
- a CDS encoding DUF255 domain-containing protein; amino-acid sequence: MAKKYNYTNELIHSKSPYLLQHAHNPVNWMEWSHKAFRRAQEEGKPVLVSIGYS